A single Endozoicomonas sp. NE40 DNA region contains:
- the tusB gene encoding sulfurtransferase complex subunit TusB produces the protein MSTLHTVNKTGQALELCLRSLLLGDAILLIEDAVYALFEASDVLREVILDIPVYVLEADVLARGVSNRDDLNITAVDYDGFVELTEAHDKVLGWH, from the coding sequence ATGTCTACCCTGCATACTGTTAACAAAACCGGTCAGGCGCTGGAATTATGCCTGCGCTCTTTATTATTGGGCGACGCCATACTGCTTATTGAAGACGCAGTATACGCTCTGTTCGAAGCCAGTGATGTTCTGAGGGAGGTGATTCTGGACATTCCTGTCTACGTACTGGAAGCCGATGTCCTGGCCCGGGGAGTCAGCAACCGCGACGACCTGAATATTACTGCGGTAGACTACGACGGATTTGTTGAACTGACTGAAGCTCACGATAAAGTCCTGGGCTGGCACTAA
- the tusD gene encoding sulfurtransferase complex subunit TusD: MKYALAIYGAPATSQAGQTALQFAKAVIAKGHSIHRLFFYQDGVHTATTLASPPQDEQHLPAEWESFIQENRLDSVVCIAAALRRGIIDASEAERYERPAHNLSDVHQLSGLGQLIDAGLEADRFITFGS, translated from the coding sequence ATGAAATACGCTCTGGCAATTTACGGAGCCCCGGCCACCAGCCAGGCTGGACAAACCGCCCTTCAGTTTGCCAAAGCTGTGATCGCCAAAGGGCATTCCATTCATCGACTGTTCTTTTATCAGGATGGTGTTCACACAGCAACGACACTGGCCTCTCCCCCACAGGATGAACAACACTTGCCGGCAGAGTGGGAATCGTTTATTCAGGAAAACCGGCTCGACAGTGTTGTCTGTATAGCAGCAGCCCTGCGCAGAGGCATTATTGATGCCAGCGAAGCCGAGCGTTATGAACGCCCGGCACACAATCTGTCAGACGTCCACCAGCTATCCGGTCTTGGTCAGTTAATTGATGCCGGTCTGGAAGCCGACCGTTTTATAACCTTTGGCAGTTAA
- a CDS encoding DUF523 and DUF1722 domain-containing protein codes for MAIVSLPEYKKEISLGISACLMGQKVRYNGDHKKSSYCTNLLSQYFDFVPVCPEVGIGLPIPRKPIRLVGDMDHYRVKGTDDPTLDVTDQLYDYGRQKAAELDGISGYILMQKSPSCGMERVKVYHENGSPLGRSEAGMFARALMEARPLLPIEEEGRLHDPVLRENFINRVIAYHHWHQDVLTDLTYKKVGDFHARYKYQLMAHDQQAYVVLGQLVAKGKTIPLEKMSEDYFEQFMTLMKKRVNRKSHTNVLLHILGYLKKSISSADKQQLLKQIENYRTGSIPLIVPLTVLKHFVEVHGSEYIQNQYYLAPHPEAMGLRNNL; via the coding sequence ATGGCTATTGTCTCACTTCCGGAATATAAAAAAGAGATCAGCCTTGGCATCAGTGCCTGTCTGATGGGACAAAAAGTCCGTTATAACGGCGACCATAAAAAATCATCCTACTGCACGAACCTTTTATCTCAATATTTTGATTTTGTGCCAGTCTGCCCGGAAGTCGGCATTGGCCTGCCCATCCCCCGAAAACCCATCCGCCTGGTAGGCGATATGGACCACTATCGCGTCAAAGGCACCGACGACCCCACATTAGACGTCACGGATCAGCTCTATGACTATGGCAGGCAGAAAGCGGCTGAGCTTGATGGCATCAGTGGCTACATCCTTATGCAGAAATCACCCAGCTGCGGTATGGAACGCGTCAAGGTCTACCATGAGAACGGCTCTCCCCTGGGCAGAAGTGAAGCGGGTATGTTTGCCAGAGCCCTGATGGAAGCCAGACCTTTACTGCCCATTGAGGAAGAAGGCCGTCTGCACGACCCCGTCTTGCGGGAAAACTTTATCAATCGTGTGATTGCGTATCATCACTGGCATCAGGATGTTCTGACAGACCTGACTTATAAGAAGGTGGGAGATTTTCACGCTCGCTACAAATACCAGTTAATGGCTCATGACCAGCAGGCGTATGTTGTGCTGGGCCAGCTGGTTGCGAAAGGTAAAACGATTCCTCTTGAGAAGATGTCTGAGGACTATTTTGAACAGTTTATGACGTTGATGAAAAAGAGGGTGAACCGTAAGTCCCATACCAATGTGCTTCTGCATATTCTCGGTTATCTGAAGAAATCCATCAGCAGTGCTGACAAACAGCAACTGCTGAAACAGATCGAGAATTATCGCACCGGCAGCATTCCGCTTATTGTGCCACTAACCGTGTTAAAACATTTTGTTGAAGTCCACGGCAGCGAGTATATACAGAACCAGTACTACCTGGCGCCTCATCCGGAAGCCATGGGATTGCGTAATAATCTTTAA
- a CDS encoding TusE/DsrC/DsvC family sulfur relay protein: MTDLILDKDGYLADLTHWNETVAHQLAANHNVVLTDEHWQVIHLLRQFYAEFEHAPSQRPFVKYIATHLGKEKGNSLYLMQLFPESPAKLAALIAGLPRPTNCF; this comes from the coding sequence ATGACTGACCTGATTCTTGATAAAGACGGCTATCTGGCCGACCTTACCCACTGGAACGAAACGGTTGCCCATCAGCTGGCGGCCAACCATAACGTCGTCCTGACGGATGAACACTGGCAGGTTATCCACCTGTTGCGCCAGTTCTATGCCGAATTTGAACACGCCCCCAGCCAGCGTCCCTTTGTTAAATACATTGCCACGCATCTTGGGAAGGAGAAAGGCAACAGCCTTTACCTGATGCAACTGTTTCCTGAAAGCCCTGCGAAACTGGCGGCTCTGATCGCAGGTCTGCCCCGCCCTACCAATTGTTTCTAA
- the tusC gene encoding sulfurtransferase complex subunit TusC codes for MNPSVCIISTRAPYHGQNAREALDAALVSASYDLDTSLLLMGDAVYQLLDNQSPEQLSRKSLAAMLKALPMYGIETIFVDSESLQERGITEDQLVDGFTLLEEGALAPFITQHDKVLNF; via the coding sequence ATGAATCCATCTGTTTGCATTATCTCCACACGCGCGCCTTACCATGGACAAAATGCCCGCGAGGCTCTGGATGCAGCACTGGTATCAGCCTCTTATGACCTGGATACCTCCCTGCTGCTTATGGGTGATGCGGTCTACCAGCTGCTCGACAACCAGTCACCTGAGCAACTATCCCGAAAGAGCCTGGCTGCGATGCTGAAAGCCTTGCCCATGTACGGTATTGAAACCATCTTTGTTGATTCAGAGTCTTTACAGGAGCGCGGCATTACGGAAGACCAGCTGGTTGACGGTTTTACATTACTGGAAGAAGGCGCGCTGGCTCCTTTTATCACCCAACATGACAAGGTGTTAAACTTCTGA
- a CDS encoding YaeQ family protein, translated as MALKATIFKAEVQIADLDRHYYQTHNLTIARHPSETDERMMIRLLAFALHADEHLSFTKGLSTEDEPDIWLKNYSEEIELWIDLGQPDEKRIRKACGRAQSVVLYNYGGNTSDMWWQVNRDKFSRFENLRIFNLNQEQTQLLAEFSQRSMQLNMTIQEGHVLLSDGECSLDLVLEQRM; from the coding sequence ATGGCATTGAAAGCCACTATCTTCAAAGCGGAAGTGCAGATTGCTGATCTTGACCGTCACTATTATCAGACACACAACCTGACCATTGCCCGCCACCCTTCCGAGACCGATGAGCGTATGATGATTCGTCTGCTGGCTTTTGCCCTGCATGCTGATGAGCATCTGTCGTTTACTAAAGGGCTCAGTACTGAGGATGAGCCGGATATCTGGTTAAAAAATTACAGCGAAGAGATTGAACTCTGGATTGATCTTGGACAGCCCGATGAAAAGCGTATTCGCAAAGCCTGTGGCCGGGCACAGAGCGTGGTGCTCTACAACTATGGCGGCAATACCAGCGATATGTGGTGGCAGGTTAACCGTGATAAATTCAGCCGGTTTGAAAATTTGCGGATTTTTAATCTGAACCAGGAGCAGACTCAGCTGCTGGCAGAATTTTCCCAGAGATCCATGCAGCTGAATATGACCATTCAGGAAGGACACGTACTGCTCAGTGACGGTGAGTGCAGCCTTGATCTGGTGCTTGAGCAGCGCATGTAG